The following proteins are encoded in a genomic region of Gemmatimonadota bacterium:
- a CDS encoding DUF1902 domain-containing protein: protein MKRTFTVKAVWDNEAQVFYTESDIEGLHIEAATLDEFEEIMLDTAPELIMVNHRSVSDISEYP, encoded by the coding sequence ATGAAGCGCACTTTTACCGTAAAGGCTGTCTGGGATAATGAGGCACAGGTCTTCTATACGGAAAGCGATATTGAAGGCTTACATATTGAGGCCGCCACTCTCGATGAATTTGAAGAAATCATGCTGGATACGGCACCTGAACTAATTATGGTCAACCACCGTAGTGTGTCCGATATATCCGAATATCCTTAG
- a CDS encoding type II toxin-antitoxin system VapC family toxin: MLIDSNIIIYAAQPHHTDLRQFIDEITPSVSVVSYIEVLGYHKLEEDERQNLEQFFQKTEILPLSDTVMHRAVSLRQQRRMSLGDAIVAATAIVHDRILVTHNVQDFLWISELNVLDPLTEGT; the protein is encoded by the coding sequence ATGCTGATTGACAGCAATATAATTATCTATGCCGCGCAACCGCATCATACCGATTTGCGGCAGTTTATTGATGAGATTACCCCATCTGTCTCGGTGGTGAGCTATATTGAGGTACTTGGGTATCACAAATTGGAGGAAGATGAACGGCAAAATTTGGAACAGTTTTTTCAAAAAACTGAAATACTGCCTTTGTCAGATACAGTCATGCACCGGGCAGTTAGTTTGCGCCAACAGCGTCGTATGAGTTTAGGAGATGCGATCGTCGCGGCTACTGCCATCGTCCATGATCGCATATTGGTGACACATAATGTTCAGGATTTTCTTTGGATCAGTGAACTCAACGTGTTAGATCCCCTCACGGAAGGAACTTGA
- a CDS encoding DnaJ domain-containing protein — protein MSFWSTLGEIGKVALAILDQLSGDPVYPTLQAAMHKYINADGYTVMKRETFEAKLEKQGTFGTKTVTLTVQEDGSVYILESGIFGGETIFPKAAGVPTPHEFLQMLQEREAQNQAAQALDEEEKRNAIFRTIFLMFGKIAKTDLHVSEDEVNAIKAIMVEEEFDQDTQKMAIEFLNEAKTTEVPFKEIAAEFAQYVEDIEHRKGILYRLVKIAAADGTLHAAEEQSLNDAATAFGLSSDFVTQALEEMLPDIEKYYAVLGCDPLVSDDELKRHYRELSLQYHPDRISSKDLAPDFHKFAKEKFQEIQNAYEIITEHRK, from the coding sequence GTGAGTTTTTGGAGCACCTTAGGTGAGATTGGTAAGGTTGCATTGGCTATTCTGGATCAGTTATCAGGGGACCCAGTCTATCCGACACTTCAAGCCGCGATGCATAAATATATTAACGCCGATGGCTACACCGTAATGAAACGCGAGACTTTTGAGGCCAAACTAGAAAAACAAGGCACTTTTGGTACTAAGACCGTCACGCTTACCGTGCAAGAAGATGGCTCTGTTTACATCCTTGAAAGTGGTATCTTCGGAGGGGAAACAATATTTCCCAAAGCAGCAGGTGTGCCGACACCTCATGAATTCCTACAGATGCTTCAGGAAAGGGAGGCGCAAAATCAAGCTGCTCAGGCGTTGGATGAGGAGGAAAAACGGAACGCCATCTTTAGAACGATATTTTTAATGTTTGGTAAGATAGCAAAGACCGACTTGCACGTATCTGAAGATGAGGTTAACGCGATTAAGGCTATTATGGTCGAAGAAGAATTCGACCAAGATACTCAGAAAATGGCTATTGAATTTTTAAATGAAGCCAAGACAACGGAAGTCCCATTTAAGGAAATTGCCGCCGAATTTGCACAATATGTAGAAGACATTGAGCATCGTAAAGGCATACTATATCGTCTCGTGAAAATAGCTGCCGCTGATGGCACGTTGCACGCGGCAGAAGAGCAATCCCTCAATGATGCGGCCACCGCATTTGGATTATCGTCAGACTTTGTGACTCAGGCATTGGAAGAAATGCTGCCTGACATTGAAAAATACTATGCGGTCTTGGGTTGCGACCCTTTGGTTTCCGATGACGAATTGAAACGACACTATCGCGAATTATCATTGCAATATCACCCAGACCGAATATCCTCGAAGGATCTCGCACCGGATTTTCACAAGTTTGCAAAAGAAAAATTCCAAGAGATACAAAACGCTTATGAAATCATAACTGAACATCGCAAATAA